From the genome of Candidatus Effluviviaceae Genus V sp.:
GTCGATCGACACCGGCCAGCTCTCGGCGATCGCCTGGCGTTCGTCCGGCTCGCAGGTGATCTCGAAGTCGGGGATATGCTTCCTGATCTCCGCAGCGATCTCGCCGGGCGTCAGGCTCATCGAGGCGACGTTGAAGTCACCATGATGCTCGAGCGAGGCGAAATCCGCCGTCATGAGGTCGATCGTCGCCTTGATGCAGTCGGGCATGTACATCATCGGCAGACAGGCGTCCTCCTTGAGGAAGCAGGTGTAGCGGCCCTCCTCGACGGCCTTGTAGAAGATCTCGACGGCGTAGTCGGTCGTGCCGCCGCCGGGCAGCGCCTCGGATGAGATGATGCCCGGGTATCGGAGGCCGCGGGCATCGACGCCGAACCGCGAGACGTAGTAGTCGCAGAGGAGCTCGCCCGCGACCTTCGTCACACCGTACATGGTCGACGGCTTGAGGACCGTGTCCTGCGGCGTGTTCTCCCGCGGGCAGTACTTCCCGAAGACGGCGATCGAGCTCGGGCAGAGCACCTGTCCAATACCGAGCTCCCGCGCGGCCTCGAGCGAGTTGATGAGCCCGGTCACATTCACGCGCCACGCCTTCAGAGGCGCCTTTTCGCCGACGGCCGAGAGGACGGCCGCCATGTTGATGAGAACGTCGGGGGCGTGCCGGCGACAGAGCGAGCCGAGGGCGTCGGCATCAGTGACGTCGAGTCGTTCGTACGGACCGCTCTTCGCGGTCGACTCGGACGGCGTCTCCTTGATGTCGGCAGCGAGCACCTGCTCGCCGCCGTAGCGGTTCCGGAGCTCCGCAGTGAGCTCCGTTCCGATCTGTCCCTCGGAGCCGACGATCAGGATGCGTTCGATGGTCTTCTTCGTCACGTCAGGCCTTTCGATGGGTCCATCCGTTGAAATGGTCGTCCGTCAGAGGATACCACGGACGCAGGTGGAGCGCGAGCGGGCATACGTGAACGACTGCTCATGCCGGGTTTGGGTCGGCCGCTGATTCGATGTAGGATGGCGGTCGGCCGAGGACCCATCGCCCGAACGCAGGTTCGGTTTTCGCAGGAGGTGTCCATGTACGGTTCACTCAGAGATGAGCTGCTCCGGGAGCTCGAGGAGATGCGACGCGCGGGGCTCTACAAGGAGGAGCGCGTTCTGACCTCCCGGCAGGGGCCGGTGGTGACGGTCCGGGGCGGCGGTGAGGTGCTGAACTTCTGCGCGAACAACTACCTGGGGCTGACCTCGCATCCCAGGGTCCTTCAGGCCGCCGCCCGGACGCTCGAGCGGTGGGGCTACGGGCTGAGCTCCGTCCGCTTCATCTGCGGCACGCAGGAGATCCACAAGGAGGCCGAGGGCGCCGTCTCGTCGTTCCTCGGAACGGACGACACGATCCTCTTCAATGCGTGCTTCGACGCGAACCTCGGTGTGTTCGAGCCGCTGGCCGGCCCGGACGACGCCCTGATTCCCGACAGCCTCAACCACGCCTCGATCATCGACGGCGTCCGTCTGACGAAGGCGCGTCGTCTCATCTACGAGCACAGCGACATGGCCGACCTCGAGGCGAAGCTCAGAGAGGCGTCCGACGCCCGCAGGAGGTTCATCGTTACCGACGGCGTCTTCTCGATGGACGGGGACATCGCGGACCTCCCGGCGATCTGCGATCTCGCTGAGAAGCACGACGCACTCGTGTTCGTGGACGATTCGCACGCCACGGGCTTCATGGGACCGAACGGCCGGGGGACCCACGAACTCCACGATGTGATGGACCGCGTCGACATCATCTCGACGACGTTCGGGAAGGCGCTGGGCGGCGCCGCCGGCGGCTGCATCTCGGGCCACGCGGAGATCGTCGAGTACCTGAGGCAGAAGGCCCGACCCTACCTCTTCTCCAACAGCGTGCCGCCGACCGTTCTGGGCGCGACGGTCGCCGTCATCGATTTCCTGACGGAGACCACCGAGCCTCGTGACCGGCTCATGGAGAACACCAGGTACTTCCGCTCGGAGATTGTGGACGCGGGGTTCGACGTCATCCCGGGCTCGCATCCCATCGTGCCGGTGATGTTCTCGAGGTTCGAAGAGGATGCCCGGCTCGCGACCGCGTTCGCGCGACGCCTGCTCGATGAGGGCGTCTACGTCACCGGCTTCAGTTACCCGGTCGTCCCGCGCGGACAGGCGCGCATTCGCGTTCAGATGTCGGCGGCGCACGGGCGGGAGCACCTGGACCGCGCGCTGGCGGCCTTCCGGGCTGTCGGTCGCGAACTCGACGTGATACAGTGATCGTTGTTCATGTCGCCTGCAGGGCTTCCTGCGGGGTTTCAACAGGGAGTGAAAGCGACGTGCATCAGGCGAAGTGGGAGAAGCTGCTCGACCAGATCGAGCGCCGGTTCGGGCTCGTCGAGCACGGCGTCCGTGAGATCCCCGAACGACACCTCACCATCGAGACCGCGGTCTTCGACGGCGCCTCGGGCCGCATGAAGCTCGAGCGGGCCGTGCATCCTCTCGTTGTTGACGAGAGGGTCCATTACTCCAAGAGGATCGGGGGAGACGTCAACATCGAGCGCGTCTACTCCGATTCAGAGAACGTCGACACCGTCACGCTCTACCGGTGGGATCCCGGCGGCAGGCGATGGGACGAGATGGACCTCGAGGACCTGACCGGCTGACCTGAGCTTCCCGCAGTTCACACACCTTGGTACAGAGATTGCATTCGACCCTCGCGTGGCTGCTTTGCCCCGAGCAGGGGACGCGCGCGTCCTCTGCCTGGTGGTTCCGATGCGCGGGAGCGTGATGTGGACGAGACGAAGGGCCGGATCCTGGTCGTCGACGATGAGGCGCCGATCCGTGAGATCATCTCAAGAAAGCTGTCAGCCGACGGCTACGAGATGAACGATGCGTCCGAGGCGGAGACCGCCCTCAAGGAACTGTCCAGGGAGGACTACGACTGTGTCCTCTCCGATATCCACATGCCCGGCATGGACGGCGTCGAGCTGCTCCGCCGGATCCGCGTCACCGACCAGGACATCGCCGTCATACTGATCACGGGGGCTCCCGACATGGAGGCCGCGCTCGAGGCCATGAGGCTCGGAGCGTACGACCACCTCTCGAAGCCCCTCAATCTCTCGGAGCTCGCGTTGACCGTCGAGCGGGCCATCGAGAAGAAGCGGCTCGTCGAGGAGAACCGCGCCTACCAGCGGGACCTCGAGTCGATGGTGCGCGAGCGGACCCAGCAGCTGGCCGAGGCGAACGAGGAGGTCAAGCGTCTCTTCATGAGCAGCATCAAGGCCCTCGCGCAGGCTCTGGAAGCGAAGGACGAGTACACGCAGGGCCACTCGGCCAGGGTCGCGGAGCTCGGTGTCGAAATAGCACGGTACGTCTCACTGCCCGACCGGGAGATCCAGAACATCTGGCTGGCGGGCCTGCTCCACGACATCGGCAAGATCGGCATCCGCGAGAACGTGCTGAACAAGCCCGGGAAGCTCGACCCCGACGAGTGGGAGTCCGTGCAGCAGCATCCCGTCGTCGCCGGCCGGATCCTCGGTCCCATCGAAGAGCTGGGAGACGTCATCGACATCGTCGTCCACCACCACGAGCGCTTCGACGGCAGCGGCTATCCCGAGGGACTCAAGGGGAGCGACATCCCGCTCGGCGCACGGATCCTCTCCGTGGCCGACGCGTACGACGCGCTGACGTCGAAGAGGCCGTACCGCGACGCGCTTCCGGATGCGGAGGCCGTCTCCATTCTGGAGGACGCCTCGAGCACGCAGTTCGACCCTGTCATCGTGCGCTCGTTCGTGACGGCCCGCGAGGGCAGGGGGCGTCCGGCAACGTCCCCGACGGCCGGCGCGGCCGGAACGTCCATGCATGATGCGAACGCCCCTGAGATGCCCTCTCCGGCGGCATTCTGTAACCGGCGCCGTAACCTCTCCTAACTTCCTACCTGCAGGTCTTTTACGTCCCACGAACACACGATTCCGCGACTGGCATGAGGATTGCAGTCCTTAGTGGACGGGTCAGCCTGCTATCGCCGGGAATCCGGCCTGTCACGGGGACTTAGAGAGTGGATCGCCTGGACTCGCAGACGCAGGACAAGCTCGATCTCTCTTCCATGGAGATCGACCACCACGTCGTCCGGCTCATCCCGCGGGAGATGGCCCGACGGTTCCGTCTCGTCGCGGTCGGCCGGGAGGACGACTCCCTGCTGGTCGCGATGGAGGATCCGCTCGACGTCATCGCCACGGATACCGTGTCGGCGAACACCGGCTACGAGATACGTCCCGCGGAAGCAGACCCTGCGGACATCCAGGCGGCGATCGACAAGTACTACGGCGAGACGTTCGACATCGAGAAGAGCATCCAGAGCATCGTCGATGTCGAGGTGGACGGGGGACCGGCCGCCGAGGTCGACGCCGAGCAGCTCTCGGTCGAGCCGAACGACGCTCCGGTCATCAGACTGGTCAACTTGATCCTCCTGCAGGCGATCGAGGAGGGAGCCAGCGACATCCACATCGAGCCCAGGGAGAAGTCCATCTCGGTGAGACTCCGTGTCGACGGCAATCTGAGGGAGATCCTCCCTCCGCCGAAGCGTATGCAGTGGGCGATCACGTCGAGGATCAAGATCCTGTCGGGCCTCAATATCGCTGAGCGTCGTCTGCCGCAGGACGGCAGCTGCCGGGTGAAGATCATGAACAGACGGGTCGACATCCGTGTCTCGACCATTCCCACGCTCCACGGTGAGAAGGTCGTCATGCGTCTCCTCGACAAGGCGAACCTGAAAACCGACCTCGCTGAGCTCGGCTTCGAGCCGGAGCACCTCGACGTCATCAAGCATGCCATTCACGAGCCTCACGGGATGATCCTGCTGACCGGTCCGACGGGCAGCGGCAAGACGACGACGCTCTACTCGGCCCTGACGCACATCAACTCCCCGGACAAGAACATCATGACCGTCGAAGACCCGGTCGAGTACGAACTCCCGGGCGTCAATCAGGTCGCAGCGCGCAACGCGATCGGACTCGACTTCGCCGCGGCGCTTCGGTCGTTCCTCAGGCAGGACCCGGATGTAGTGCTCGTCGGCGAGATCCGCGATCTCGAGACGGCGTCGATCGCCATCAAGGCCGCCCAGACCGGCCACCTGGTGTTCAGCACACTGCATACGAACGACGCGACCTCGACGATCGACCGTCTGCTCAACATGGGGGTCGAGCCCTATCTCATCTGCTCCTCGCTGAATCTCGTCATAGCTCAGAGGCTCGTCAGGAAGATCTGCCCCCACTGCAAGGAGGCGTACGAGCCCGACTCCGCGCTCGCGGAGCCGTTCTACAGGGTGCTGCCGGACGCGGGGGACATGGTCTTCCATCACGGCGCCGGCTGCACGGAGTGCTCACAGACCGGGTACAAGGGGCGGATGGCGATCTACGAGCTCTTTCCGGTCACGCGCGGCGTCCGCGACGCCATTCTCAAGGGCGAGATCGGGTCCGGCATCCGGGATCAGGCCAGAAGCGACGGGATGCGCACACTGATGGAAAACGGAATGGAGAAGGTGCGGCAGGGCGTCACGACGCTCGACGAGGTGCTCGCGGTCGCCACGGAGGCGGTCTAGTCGAGCGCAGGGATCCGCACCGAGGAGATAGACGATGGAAGTCGATATCCAAACACTGCTTACGGAGATGGTCGATCAGCGCGCGTCCGACCTCCACATCACACCGGGCGTTCCCCCGCAGTTTCGGATCGACGGCATCCTCGTTCCGAGGGACCAGGAGCCGCTGACGCCCGAGGAGAGCAAGCGCCTCTCGTACTCCATGATCGACGAGAAGCGCATCGAGCGTTTCGAGGCCCAGCGCGGTCTCGATACATCATTCTCCGCAGAGGGACTGGGGCGCTTTCGTCTGAACGTCTTCCACCAGCGCTCGACCGTCGCCTCGGCTGTTCGCTGGCTTCCCTGGACGATCCCGACGATGGAGGAGCTCGGGGTGCCGGGGATCATGAAGGAGTTCTGCGAGAAGCTGAACGGGCTCATCCTGGTCAGCGGACCGACCGGTTCCGGCAAGTCGACGACGATGGCGTCGATGATCGACTACATCAACAACCGCAAGCACGTGCACATCGTCTCGATCGAAGATCCCATCGAGTACCTGCATCGGCACAAGTCATGCATCGTCAACCAGCGAGAGGTCGGGCGAGATACGCCGTCGTTCCCGGAGGCTGTCCGTGAGGTCCTCAGGCAGGACCCGGACGTCATCTGCATCGGTGAGATCCGCGACCTCGAGACCGTGCGGACCGCGCTGACGCTGGCCGAGACGGGTCACCTTGTTCTGACCACCGTTCACACGAGCGAGGCGCCCCAGGCCATCAGCCGAATCCTCGACATCTTCCCGCCGCACGAGCAACAGGGTGTCCGCACGCAGATCTCGCTCTGCCTGCAGGGTGTGCTCGTTCAGCAGCTCCTTCCCAGGTCTGCCGGCACCGGGCGCGTCCTCGGTACAGAGATGATGGTTGCGACGAGCGCAGTCAGGAACCTGATACGGGAGGATAACCTCCAGCAGCTGCGGTCGGCGATCGAGACCGGCTCGAAGGATGGAATGCACAGCATGAACTCGTCGCTCATGAGGCTCGTCCGCGAGGAGGAGATCGACACGGAACTGGCGGTGGCCGCTTCGAACGACATCAAGGGCATCATGCGCGACCTGAGCCGCCACGTTCAGACGGGCGGGCGGACGCTCAGGCAGCAGAGAGTGTAGAGGGCGTGCCGACACGGCGCGCCACGAGGAAAGGGAACAATGCCCGAGTTCACCTACACGGCGAAGGACTCGAACGGTCGGACGATCCAGGGGACTCGCGAAGCCGACAGCGAGATGGGTCTGGTCTCTTTGCTCCGCAAGGAGAATCTGATCGTCATCTCGGTCGCTCCCGCCGTATCGAAGTCGAAGAGCGGCTCCGGCGGCTTCGGCAAGAAGAAGGTCAAGACGAAGGACCTGGCCATCCTCTGCCGTCAGCTCGCCGCGATGCTCGAGGCAGGGCTCCCGGTCCTTGAGTCGCTCGAGGGCATCGCCGACCAGATAGACAACGAGACCCTCTCTGAGAAGCTCAGGGAGGTCACGACCGACATCGAGGCCGGCTCGACGCTGTCGCAGGCTCTGGCGAAGCATCCGAGGACGTTCCAGACGCTCTTCGTCGCCATGATCCGCGCCGGCGAGGAATCCGGTGCGCTGCCGAATGTGCTCGGCCGCCTCGGCGACTACCTCGAGGCCAAGGACGCGCTCGTCCGGAAGATCCGCTCGGCGTCGGCCTATCCGGCCTTCATCGCCGGTTTCTTCGTCGTCGCCGTCGCGGGCATCATGCTCTTCCTGATCCCGCAGTTCGAAGGCATCTTCTCGGACTTCGGCCTCGACCTGCCGGTGCTCACGAAGTTCCTCATCGCCGCGTCGCGCTTCATCGGGAACAACCTCATCTGGGAGATCCTGCTTCTGGGCGGCGGCGCCTACGCGTTCTACCGCTGGGTCAAGACGCCCGCCGGGAAGAGGAAGTTCGACGAGCTCCTTCTGAGGGCTCCGATTTTCGGGTCGCTCATCCAGAAGGCGGCGATCGCGCGCTTCAGCCGCACCCTGGGCACGCTCATGGACAACGGCGTGAGCGTCATTGCGGCGCTCGAGATCGTGGGCGATACGTCGGGGAACGAGATCGTGCGGGAGGCCGTCGAGAACGTCGGCAACGGCGTCGTCAACGGTTCGACCATCGCGGAGAAGCTGGCAGAGTCCAAGGTCTTCCCGAAGATGGTCGTCTCGATGGTCGCGGCGGGAGAGGGCTCCGGCAACCTGCCGGACATGCTCGAGAAGGTCGCCGACTTCTACACGGACGAGGTCGACGCGGCCATCACTCAACTGACTTCCATGATCGAGCCGATCCTCATCGTGGGACTCGGCGCGATAGTGACTGTCGTCGTGCTTGCTATCTACCTGCCCATCTTCCAGATGGCGACAGGTATCGGGTAGAGGCATCAGGGCAAGGGCCTTTAGAGCGTGGGAAGGAGGTGAAAACAATGAGACGCGGGAACCAGAGGGGTTTCACCCTCGTAGAGCTGATGATCGTCGTGATCATCGTCGGCATCCTGGCCGCCGTGGCCATCCCGATGTACCAGGGCGCTACCGAGCGCGCCAAGGCGTCGGAGGCCGTGGCCGCCCTCGGTACGATCCGCGGTGCGATGCGTGTCTACTACGCTGAGCACGGAACGTACGTCGGCGCGGGCAGTGACGGCGACCTCGTGACGGCCAACGGTACGCTCGACGTGGCGGCGGACGACCTGTCCGGCCGTTACTTCGACGCGAACTGCTACACGTTCGACGGCGATCCGGCGGCTGCCGCCTTTACCATCGAGTGTAATGGTGGCGCTGCTGCGAATGCCGCCCCGTACGCGTCGGAGGTGTCGGACATCGTCCGCTCCATCGACGAGGACGGTGACATCACGAGCGGTTAATCAGACAAGAAGCCGCGGGGGCGGCGCCCATGGCGTCGCCCCCGGCGGAGAAGAGGATGGGACGAGCGGACGATTGAGAAGGTACTGCCGGTTGCCCTGGAGTCGGCAAGAGAGCGGCCGAGCGCACTTCGCGGAGGAGAAGGGGATGACGAAGACGAAGAACGGCGGCTTCACGCTTGTGGAACTCATGATCGTCGTGATCGTCGTTGGGGTGCTGGCCGCCGTGGCCATCCCGATGTACCAGATCGTTCCGGAGCGGTCGAAGGCGCTCGAGGCGACATCCGCACTCGGAATGGTCAGAAACGCGATGAGGGCGCACTTCAATGCGCACGGTACGTACGCGCACGCGAGCTTCGTCGACGGCGCGCTCGTCACAACGGGCGGCGTGCTTTCGATCAAGCCGGGTGATCTGGAGGGACGCTGGTTCAGCGAAGAGTGCTACACATTCGACGGTGCTGCGACGGCGACCACGTACACACTGAAGTGCGACGGTTCCCTCAGCACCGCCGACAATGCGTCGGAGGTCGAGACGATCATCGTCACGATCGACCAGGACGGAGAGATCGTCACCGACCTCTTCTAGGCGCCGCGACCGAGGCGGAACGAGACACAGTGAGAACGCCGGCAGGACGATCTGCTGCACGACCCGAGCGGCGCTCCGCGAACGTCGCCGGTGCTCGGCGTGTGGACCGCTAAGGAGAAACTGTGCTTTCGAGAAGCGATCAGAACGGGATCATCGGGGTGGACATCGGCACGACGTCGGTCAAGGTCGTCGAGCTCGACCGATCGTGCGGGCGATACGAGCTTGCGGCCGCGGCCCTCGCACCCGTCTCGTCCCACGCGTCGCCCCCGTCCGTCCAGCACGCGCTCGCCTCCGCTCTCGAGTCGGCACACGTGCAGAGCAAGCGCGTCGCGACTTCGGTCTCCGGCGGTCACGTGGCGGTCAGGACCTTCAAGTTCCCCAAGCTGTCGCACTCCGAACTGGAGGGGGCCGTCTGGTACGAGGGCAGTCAGGTCATCGCGTTCGACATCGAGGACTCCTACGTCGACTACACGGCGCTCAGGCCTGCGTCCGACGAGGAGAAGGCGGATACCCCCGTGCTCTTCGTCGCCGCGATGAAGCCTCAGGTCGACGAACTCACGGAGCTCGTCCAGAGCGTCGGGCTCGAACCGCGGCTGGTCAGCGTTGATGCGCTGGCCCTTCTCGAGGCCGTCATGCAGGAACACGACGCACCCGAGACGCCGTGTGTCGTCCACATCGGAGCAACGAGAACCAGCATCGGGGCGGCACGGGAGGGCGGACTGCCGTTCGTCAGGGACATCGACCTGGCGGGCAACACCTACACGAACGCCGTCGTGGAGTCGCTCGGTGTCACGCCAGAGGAGGCCGAGGAGGTCAAGCGCCGCGGCCTTCGCCACGAGGAGAAGGCGATGGTCGCGGTCGAGAGCGTGACGCGGAGGCTCGTCGGCGAGCTGGCCCGCTCGCTCGTGTACTACCAGACACGGGGAGAGGGCAAGCACGTCGACACGATCTACCTCTGCGGAGGGTCCAGTCGGATACCCGGTCTCGACGACGCGATCAGCCGCGCGACCTCGGTGCCGGTCGCGGTCTGGAGTCCGCTCGACAACGTGGAGATCGATGCTTCGCAATTCGACCCCGCGAGCCTCGACAGGATGAAGCCGTATCTCTCCCTGGCCGCGGCGCTGGCGATGAAGTCGGAGACCTGCTGATGTACAACATCAACCTCATCAGAAAGCAGATCGTCCCGCAGGGCCAGAAGCACGTGATGTTCTCGGTCGTGTCGTTCTCCGCTCTTGTCTACGTCCTGACGACACTGGCGGTCGTCTTCTTCTCGGCCGCGAACTTCAGGATGATCGACATCTACGCGAGTGAGGTCGACAAGCTCGAGGAAGACCTCGCGGTGCTCTATCCGGGAACCCCGACCGAGGAGGAGCTCCAGACGATGATAGGGCGCGTCGAGCCGGACCTTCGCGAGATCAAGAAGCTGATCGAGCGGCGCACCGACTACAGCGTCTATATGGAGAGGCTGGCTGGCTGCGTCCCCGAACACGTCTGGTTGACGAGTGTCCGCATGACGGACCGTCCGGCCCGCGCGGCAGGCCACGGAAGGCACAAGAACAAGGGCTCGTTTCACGGGATCGCCATAGAGGGCATGGTCGTTGCAGGTGTTGAGCAGGGCGGCAGGATCATCCGCGACTTCGCCACAACACTCGAGGAGGACACCGAACTCTCGCTCGTCATCGAAGAGGCACGCTTCGTCGAGACGGGACTGCAGGAGATCGGCGGCTCGAACGTTCTCGGCTTCGAGATCATGTGCCCCTATAGGTAGCACCGCTGCGGGGGACGGGCGGTAGACGGCAGGAGACAATGGGACTTCTTCACGCGCTCGACGATATGGGACACGCCCCGGAGGTCGGACGCCGTCCGTCGGAGGCGGCCGATGCGCAGGAGGCTGCGAATCCCGTGACGTCTCCCGAGCCGTCGACCGAGTCGACCTCACGGGACGAGGGCGGTGGGGGAGGGAGCGCCGGCGCGATCGGCAACCTCGGAGCACGCCTTGGCGGTCTTCTGAAGGGGACCTGCACGAGGAGGGGCGGACGTCGTCACTGGTCGGTATGGCGCGTCACGGCGATCGCTGTTCTCGCGTACGTGGTCGTCGTCAACCTCTCTTATTTCTTCGTGTTGAAGCCGGTCTGGTCACAGCTCGACGGCCTCGTGACGAAGAAGTCGGTCATCCAGGACTTCCTCGTCGTGAGGGAGTCGGCCGCCGCCGTCTCGAAGTTCCGCGACGCGCTCATGCGCGGCGACCAGCGGGTCACGGTCGTTACGGAACTCGAGGACTTCGCGGATGAAGCTGGGGTCCGGGTCCTGGACGACCCCGTGCTGGGGCCGGTCCAGGAGATGTCGGACCACATGATCGAATACCCGATCGAGATGGAGCTCTCAGGCGATTACCACAGTCTCGGCCGATTCCTGGCCATGGTGGAGGAATCGCCCAGGGCTCTGGTGACGAAGTCGGTCGAGATCAGGACCGACGAGGAGGATCCGGACACGCAGACGATCCGGTTGAAGGTGGGGGTTGTGTCGTGGGAGGACTGAGCGTCAGCACCGACATGTCGGCTCTCATGGCCGATAAGAAGAAGCTCATCATGCTCGCCGGGTTGGGCCTCGCGCTCATCGTCGTTGTCGTGATGCGCTTCGGTCTGCTGGACAACCTCGCACTGACGGGAGCCTCCGCATCCGAGGGGAAGGCCGCCATGAGCCTTCTCGACGAAGACCCCCAGCATCTCGCCACGGTTGCAAGCATGGCCCGGGCGAGGGCACCGCGCGAGTACACCGGCGAAGAGTACAGAGATCCGATGCAGCCGTTGGTCGAAGCGAACAGCCGGCAGCCCGCTTCCTCGAGCGAATCGGGTTCCGAGCCTCAGGAGACCGTGACGCCGGACCGTCTCCCGAGGATGTCGCTCTACGGGATCATCTGGGACCCCGAGAACCCGATCGCGATGATCGACGGCATGGACCTTCGCGTCGGCGACCGGATCAAGGGAGCCAGAATCACACGAATCGAGATTGACAGGGTCGTTCTCTCGTACAGGTCAAGGGAATACACCTTGACCGTGAACTAAGGAGGTCGGGTATGTGCGTCCGTAGCCCCGGTCGAAGGAGGCCTGGCGTCTTCTGGACGACGCTCGTTCTCATCGGGTTGCTTCTTGCGACGGCCGGTCTGTCGGCTGCCCAGCAGGAGAGCTCGGGGGGCGGTGCGGCGGTTAGGAGTCAGCGGATCTCGCTGAATCTCCAGAACGTCACGCTGGGAAGCGTTCTCAAGGTGATGA
Proteins encoded in this window:
- a CDS encoding NAD-dependent epimerase/dehydratase family protein — protein: MERILIVGSEGQIGTELTAELRNRYGGEQVLAADIKETPSESTAKSGPYERLDVTDADALGSLCRRHAPDVLINMAAVLSAVGEKAPLKAWRVNVTGLINSLEAARELGIGQVLCPSSIAVFGKYCPRENTPQDTVLKPSTMYGVTKVAGELLCDYYVSRFGVDARGLRYPGIISSEALPGGGTTDYAVEIFYKAVEEGRYTCFLKEDACLPMMYMPDCIKATIDLMTADFASLEHHGDFNVASMSLTPGEIAAEIRKHIPDFEITCEPDERQAIAESWPVSIDDSAARSEWGWEPSYDLESMTKDMLSKLRARHRAGALYSL
- the kbl gene encoding glycine C-acetyltransferase produces the protein MYGSLRDELLRELEEMRRAGLYKEERVLTSRQGPVVTVRGGGEVLNFCANNYLGLTSHPRVLQAAARTLERWGYGLSSVRFICGTQEIHKEAEGAVSSFLGTDDTILFNACFDANLGVFEPLAGPDDALIPDSLNHASIIDGVRLTKARRLIYEHSDMADLEAKLREASDARRRFIVTDGVFSMDGDIADLPAICDLAEKHDALVFVDDSHATGFMGPNGRGTHELHDVMDRVDIISTTFGKALGGAAGGCISGHAEIVEYLRQKARPYLFSNSVPPTVLGATVAVIDFLTETTEPRDRLMENTRYFRSEIVDAGFDVIPGSHPIVPVMFSRFEEDARLATAFARRLLDEGVYVTGFSYPVVPRGQARIRVQMSAAHGREHLDRALAAFRAVGRELDVIQ
- a CDS encoding response regulator, with protein sequence MDETKGRILVVDDEAPIREIISRKLSADGYEMNDASEAETALKELSREDYDCVLSDIHMPGMDGVELLRRIRVTDQDIAVILITGAPDMEAALEAMRLGAYDHLSKPLNLSELALTVERAIEKKRLVEENRAYQRDLESMVRERTQQLAEANEEVKRLFMSSIKALAQALEAKDEYTQGHSARVAELGVEIARYVSLPDREIQNIWLAGLLHDIGKIGIRENVLNKPGKLDPDEWESVQQHPVVAGRILGPIEELGDVIDIVVHHHERFDGSGYPEGLKGSDIPLGARILSVADAYDALTSKRPYRDALPDAEAVSILEDASSTQFDPVIVRSFVTAREGRGRPATSPTAGAAGTSMHDANAPEMPSPAAFCNRRRNLS
- a CDS encoding type II secretion system protein GspE translates to MDRLDSQTQDKLDLSSMEIDHHVVRLIPREMARRFRLVAVGREDDSLLVAMEDPLDVIATDTVSANTGYEIRPAEADPADIQAAIDKYYGETFDIEKSIQSIVDVEVDGGPAAEVDAEQLSVEPNDAPVIRLVNLILLQAIEEGASDIHIEPREKSISVRLRVDGNLREILPPPKRMQWAITSRIKILSGLNIAERRLPQDGSCRVKIMNRRVDIRVSTIPTLHGEKVVMRLLDKANLKTDLAELGFEPEHLDVIKHAIHEPHGMILLTGPTGSGKTTTLYSALTHINSPDKNIMTVEDPVEYELPGVNQVAARNAIGLDFAAALRSFLRQDPDVVLVGEIRDLETASIAIKAAQTGHLVFSTLHTNDATSTIDRLLNMGVEPYLICSSLNLVIAQRLVRKICPHCKEAYEPDSALAEPFYRVLPDAGDMVFHHGAGCTECSQTGYKGRMAIYELFPVTRGVRDAILKGEIGSGIRDQARSDGMRTLMENGMEKVRQGVTTLDEVLAVATEAV
- a CDS encoding PilT/PilU family type 4a pilus ATPase, which produces MEVDIQTLLTEMVDQRASDLHITPGVPPQFRIDGILVPRDQEPLTPEESKRLSYSMIDEKRIERFEAQRGLDTSFSAEGLGRFRLNVFHQRSTVASAVRWLPWTIPTMEELGVPGIMKEFCEKLNGLILVSGPTGSGKSTTMASMIDYINNRKHVHIVSIEDPIEYLHRHKSCIVNQREVGRDTPSFPEAVREVLRQDPDVICIGEIRDLETVRTALTLAETGHLVLTTVHTSEAPQAISRILDIFPPHEQQGVRTQISLCLQGVLVQQLLPRSAGTGRVLGTEMMVATSAVRNLIREDNLQQLRSAIETGSKDGMHSMNSSLMRLVREEEIDTELAVAASNDIKGIMRDLSRHVQTGGRTLRQQRV
- a CDS encoding type II secretion system F family protein, with product MPEFTYTAKDSNGRTIQGTREADSEMGLVSLLRKENLIVISVAPAVSKSKSGSGGFGKKKVKTKDLAILCRQLAAMLEAGLPVLESLEGIADQIDNETLSEKLREVTTDIEAGSTLSQALAKHPRTFQTLFVAMIRAGEESGALPNVLGRLGDYLEAKDALVRKIRSASAYPAFIAGFFVVAVAGIMLFLIPQFEGIFSDFGLDLPVLTKFLIAASRFIGNNLIWEILLLGGGAYAFYRWVKTPAGKRKFDELLLRAPIFGSLIQKAAIARFSRTLGTLMDNGVSVIAALEIVGDTSGNEIVREAVENVGNGVVNGSTIAEKLAESKVFPKMVVSMVAAGEGSGNLPDMLEKVADFYTDEVDAAITQLTSMIEPILIVGLGAIVTVVVLAIYLPIFQMATGIG
- a CDS encoding prepilin-type N-terminal cleavage/methylation domain-containing protein, whose product is MRRGNQRGFTLVELMIVVIIVGILAAVAIPMYQGATERAKASEAVAALGTIRGAMRVYYAEHGTYVGAGSDGDLVTANGTLDVAADDLSGRYFDANCYTFDGDPAAAAFTIECNGGAAANAAPYASEVSDIVRSIDEDGDITSG
- a CDS encoding prepilin-type N-terminal cleavage/methylation domain-containing protein; its protein translation is MTKTKNGGFTLVELMIVVIVVGVLAAVAIPMYQIVPERSKALEATSALGMVRNAMRAHFNAHGTYAHASFVDGALVTTGGVLSIKPGDLEGRWFSEECYTFDGAATATTYTLKCDGSLSTADNASEVETIIVTIDQDGEIVTDLF
- the pilM gene encoding type IV pilus assembly protein PilM encodes the protein MLSRSDQNGIIGVDIGTTSVKVVELDRSCGRYELAAAALAPVSSHASPPSVQHALASALESAHVQSKRVATSVSGGHVAVRTFKFPKLSHSELEGAVWYEGSQVIAFDIEDSYVDYTALRPASDEEKADTPVLFVAAMKPQVDELTELVQSVGLEPRLVSVDALALLEAVMQEHDAPETPCVVHIGATRTSIGAAREGGLPFVRDIDLAGNTYTNAVVESLGVTPEEAEEVKRRGLRHEEKAMVAVESVTRRLVGELARSLVYYQTRGEGKHVDTIYLCGGSSRIPGLDDAISRATSVPVAVWSPLDNVEIDASQFDPASLDRMKPYLSLAAALAMKSETC